From Streptomyces sp. NBC_00237, a single genomic window includes:
- a CDS encoding GNAT family N-acetyltransferase produces the protein MELTDGDVVLRPIKLRDQRAWREVNRRNRDWLRPWEATIPPPAPTGPVAHRPTYRQMVRHLRAEANAGRMLPFVIEYQGQLVGQLTVAGITWGSMCSGHVGYWVDRDVAGRGVMPTAVALAVDHCFRSVGLHRIEVCIRPENAPSRRVVEKLGFREEGLRPRYLHIDGAWRDHLVFALTSEEVPEGVLGRWRRRSASQK, from the coding sequence GTGGAACTGACGGACGGGGACGTCGTCCTGCGCCCGATAAAACTGCGCGACCAGCGGGCCTGGCGCGAGGTCAACCGCCGCAACCGGGACTGGCTGCGCCCCTGGGAGGCGACCATTCCGCCGCCCGCGCCCACCGGCCCGGTCGCGCACCGCCCGACGTACCGTCAAATGGTTCGCCACCTGCGGGCGGAGGCGAACGCGGGCCGGATGCTGCCCTTCGTCATCGAGTACCAGGGGCAGCTGGTCGGCCAGTTGACGGTCGCCGGGATCACCTGGGGCTCGATGTGCTCGGGGCACGTCGGCTACTGGGTGGACCGCGACGTCGCAGGACGCGGCGTCATGCCGACCGCCGTCGCGCTCGCCGTGGACCACTGTTTCCGCAGCGTCGGACTGCACCGCATAGAGGTGTGCATTCGCCCGGAGAACGCCCCCAGCCGCCGCGTCGTCGAGAAACTCGGCTTCCGCGAGGAGGGCCTGCGCCCGCGCTATCTGCACATCGACGGCGCCTGGCGCGACCACCTCGTGTTCGCCCTGACCTCGGAAGAGGTTCCCGAGGGCGTCCTCGGCCGCTGGCGCCGCAGGTCCGCCTCGCAGAAGTGA
- a CDS encoding GNAT family N-acetyltransferase — protein MEIRPVAYDHPDAVKLNADVQLEYAERYGDGDLTPLDPAMFTPPHGLYLIAYDAEGFPVATGGWRAQHANDENYADGDAELKRMYVIPAARGLGLARRVLALLEADARAAGRTRMVLETGTEQPEAVALYLSTGYTAVPLDARFGLYRHTDESRCFTKPLA, from the coding sequence ATGGAAATCCGCCCCGTCGCCTACGACCACCCCGACGCCGTCAAGCTCAACGCCGATGTCCAGCTCGAATACGCCGAGCGCTACGGCGACGGCGACCTGACCCCCCTCGACCCGGCCATGTTCACCCCGCCCCACGGCCTCTACCTGATCGCGTACGACGCCGAGGGCTTCCCGGTGGCCACCGGCGGCTGGCGCGCCCAGCACGCGAACGACGAGAACTACGCCGACGGCGACGCCGAACTCAAGCGGATGTACGTCATACCGGCCGCCCGCGGCCTCGGTCTCGCCCGCCGCGTCCTGGCCCTCCTGGAGGCCGACGCCCGCGCCGCGGGCCGCACCCGCATGGTCCTGGAGACCGGCACCGAACAGCCCGAGGCTGTCGCCCTCTACCTGTCGACCGGCTACACGGCCGTCCCCCTCGACGCCCGCTTCGGCCTCTACCGCCACACCGACGAGAGCCGCTGCTTCACCAAGCCGCTCGCGTAA
- a CDS encoding exodeoxyribonuclease III — protein MLTVTSVNVNGLRAAAKKGFVPWLAETGADVVCLQEVRAEAEQLPEEVRAPEGWHVVLAPAAAKGRAGVAVYSRQQPERVQVGFGSEEFDGSGRYVEIDLPGVTVASLYLPSGEVETEKQDEKYRFMDEFLLYLVALKERAAADGREVVVCGDWNIAHQEADLKNWRANRKSSGFLPEEREWLGRVFEEAGYVDVVRKLHPGVEGPYSWWSYRGRAFDNDSGWRIDLAVATPGLAGRAVKGFVERAASHGERWSDHAPVTVVFNGW, from the coding sequence ATGCTCACTGTGACCAGCGTGAATGTGAATGGCCTGCGGGCCGCCGCCAAGAAGGGCTTCGTGCCGTGGCTGGCGGAGACCGGTGCCGACGTGGTGTGCCTTCAGGAGGTACGGGCCGAGGCCGAGCAGCTCCCGGAGGAGGTACGGGCGCCGGAGGGGTGGCACGTGGTGCTCGCGCCCGCGGCGGCGAAGGGGCGGGCCGGGGTGGCGGTGTACTCGCGGCAGCAGCCGGAGCGGGTGCAGGTGGGGTTCGGGAGCGAGGAGTTCGACGGGAGCGGGCGGTATGTGGAGATCGATCTGCCGGGGGTGACGGTGGCGAGTCTGTATCTGCCGTCGGGAGAGGTGGAGACGGAGAAGCAGGACGAGAAGTACCGCTTCATGGATGAGTTCCTGCTGTATCTGGTGGCGCTGAAGGAGCGGGCGGCGGCGGACGGGCGTGAGGTCGTGGTGTGCGGGGACTGGAACATCGCGCACCAGGAGGCCGACCTGAAGAACTGGCGGGCGAACCGGAAGTCGTCCGGGTTCCTGCCCGAGGAGCGGGAGTGGCTCGGGCGGGTCTTCGAGGAGGCCGGTTACGTCGATGTGGTCAGGAAGCTGCATCCGGGCGTGGAGGGGCCGTACTCGTGGTGGTCGTACCGGGGGCGGGCCTTCGACAATGATTCAGGGTGGAGGATCGACCTTGCCGTCGCGACGCCGGGGCTTGCGGGGCGTGCGGTGAAGGGCTTCGTGGAGCGAGCCGCGAGCCACGGTGAGCGGTGGTCGGACCATGCGCCGGTCACGGTGGTCTTCAACGGCTGGTGA
- a CDS encoding serine/threonine-protein kinase, translating to MTLTTPLTPQDPTHLGPYELLGVLGAGGMGTVYLGRTQPHPRRRQRTPHLAAVKTLRPDLARDPHLLTRFRREIEAATAATSPYVAKVLAHDLATQPPWFAGEFVPGPTLSTAVDRRGPLPEEAVRALAAALARALETLHSAGVVHRDLKPSNVLLASDGPRVVDFGIARTTERTALTITGQNPGSPGYMSPEQVLGGDITAPTDVFVLGSLLAYAAGGHHAFGDDFSIAAYAIAHEEPDLSHTPPALRPLLTACLAKDPAARPTAAQLAARLPLRKPEDWLPEDVTRDIAALETRTVEVSGLRPGDLRTTPPTRRGLLVGLGSAALLAAAGTTTALLLPSKEDQATALPLWTGKPGTAPPPAWRYENADPNAEFGPLTAGGLILVARPDRTVAALDPTTGTPRWTYRHGTGGAPVPAPHPYALDPASRLVRLHPETGSPTWHTTTAAHLTRILAADDDAVYALTRTGRIVAVSAEDGTLRWQTPAPSGATLATAGSTRLLVAAEDGRVHAFDTTTGRPSWQHNTTAKAARLPCITGRLALLSGSSLWAGDLRTGEQKWTAERAGTNGPFALDPFGPPSAADGRCYAVDNSRIRALDLTSGDDVWTTDDSVKPLSDATPLLASGGIYVPVNDDATVVALDRATGNDHYRATAGSSRFWRATTAAGAVVWQQGSQVIARPAF from the coding sequence ATGACCCTCACCACCCCCCTCACCCCCCAGGACCCCACCCACCTCGGCCCCTACGAACTCCTCGGAGTCCTCGGCGCAGGCGGCATGGGCACGGTCTACCTGGGCCGCACCCAGCCCCACCCCCGCCGACGGCAACGAACCCCCCACCTCGCCGCCGTCAAAACCCTCCGCCCCGACCTCGCCCGCGACCCCCACCTCCTCACCCGCTTCCGCCGCGAGATCGAAGCCGCCACCGCCGCCACCAGCCCCTACGTCGCCAAGGTCCTGGCCCACGACCTCGCCACCCAACCCCCCTGGTTCGCAGGCGAGTTCGTCCCCGGCCCGACCCTCTCCACGGCCGTGGACCGAAGAGGCCCCCTCCCCGAGGAAGCCGTACGCGCCCTCGCCGCCGCCCTCGCCCGCGCCCTGGAAACCCTCCACTCCGCCGGAGTCGTCCACCGCGACCTGAAGCCCTCCAACGTCCTCCTGGCCTCCGACGGCCCCCGCGTCGTCGACTTCGGCATCGCCCGCACCACCGAACGCACCGCCCTCACCATCACCGGCCAGAACCCCGGCTCCCCCGGCTACATGTCCCCGGAACAGGTCCTCGGCGGCGACATCACCGCACCCACCGACGTCTTCGTCCTCGGCTCCCTCCTCGCCTACGCCGCCGGCGGCCACCACGCCTTCGGCGACGACTTCTCCATCGCCGCGTACGCCATCGCGCACGAAGAACCGGACCTCTCCCACACTCCTCCCGCCCTCCGCCCCCTCCTCACCGCCTGCCTCGCCAAGGACCCGGCCGCCCGCCCCACCGCCGCACAGCTCGCCGCCCGGCTCCCCCTCCGCAAGCCCGAGGACTGGCTCCCGGAAGACGTGACCCGGGACATCGCGGCCCTCGAAACCCGCACCGTCGAGGTCTCCGGCCTGCGCCCCGGCGACCTGCGCACCACACCCCCCACCCGCCGCGGACTCCTCGTCGGCCTGGGCTCCGCCGCCCTCCTCGCCGCCGCCGGAACCACCACCGCCCTCCTGCTCCCCAGCAAGGAGGACCAAGCCACCGCCCTCCCCCTCTGGACGGGCAAGCCCGGCACCGCCCCGCCCCCCGCCTGGCGGTACGAGAACGCCGACCCCAACGCCGAGTTCGGCCCGCTCACCGCCGGCGGCCTGATCCTCGTCGCCCGCCCGGACCGCACCGTCGCCGCCCTCGACCCGACGACCGGCACCCCTCGCTGGACGTACCGCCACGGCACCGGCGGCGCCCCCGTGCCCGCCCCCCACCCGTACGCCCTGGACCCCGCCTCCCGCCTGGTCCGCCTGCACCCGGAGACGGGCAGTCCGACCTGGCACACCACCACAGCGGCCCACCTCACCCGCATCCTGGCCGCCGACGACGACGCCGTGTACGCACTGACGCGTACCGGCCGCATCGTCGCCGTATCCGCCGAGGACGGCACGCTCCGCTGGCAGACCCCGGCCCCTTCCGGCGCCACCCTGGCCACAGCGGGCAGCACCCGTCTCCTCGTCGCCGCCGAGGACGGCCGCGTCCACGCCTTCGACACCACGACCGGCCGCCCCTCCTGGCAGCACAACACCACCGCCAAGGCCGCCCGGCTCCCCTGCATCACCGGCCGGTTGGCCCTGCTCTCCGGCTCATCCCTGTGGGCCGGAGACCTGCGCACGGGCGAACAGAAGTGGACCGCCGAGCGCGCGGGCACCAACGGCCCCTTCGCACTGGACCCGTTCGGCCCCCCGTCCGCAGCCGACGGCAGGTGCTACGCCGTGGACAACTCCCGCATCCGGGCCCTCGACCTGACCAGCGGCGACGACGTCTGGACGACGGACGACAGCGTGAAGCCGCTCAGCGACGCGACGCCGCTCCTCGCCTCCGGCGGGATATACGTACCGGTGAACGACGACGCGACCGTCGTCGCACTGGACCGCGCCACGGGCAACGACCACTACCGGGCCACCGCGGGCTCCTCCCGGTTCTGGCGCGCCACCACGGCTGCGGGCGCGGTCGTCTGGCAGCAGGGCTCCCAGGTCATCGCCCGCCCGGCCTTCTGA
- a CDS encoding PQQ-binding-like beta-propeller repeat protein, whose product MSVIAPLTHDDPEEIGGHTLVGRLGSGGMGTVYLARTRGGRTVALKTVHEELAREPQFRTRFHLEAEAARSIGAAHGAQVVDCDPAGARPWLATEYLLGPSLDDALQLLQAPLPEATVRAIGAHLASSLEVIHRSGIVHRDLKPSNIILTASGPRIIDFGIARALGANRLTSTGQAVGTPQFMSPEQAGGSEHDGPGDVFALGSVLVCAATGWPPFGTGSAAEILYQIRYGDPQFATALAEGLHAVLLSCLVKDPAARPRPADLATRLRAGSTAAFGDVLPDPVLAEIGRRTSEVWTVRTSRTPAPPPSAPVTVADSPSPGPSRRRLFALGGAALGAAALGTGWYAYARSDDPKRPAASTGPRKRPPGTPPTPLWSRAHGVDSLFRNMPVQAGGALAYLDTNAYRMTTLDARTGNPLWERESFSVVARVGGGKDGKGERLLATLHPDDVLAGSEPGPLTSLDPRKGTAKVLGPLGRPSLDPVHLLTATDDALYLADSRLKTIAAYATADGRELWRTRSTVAPHVPDLDPDSDPTPPAHFSGGRLAILRGASVDLYAADTGRLLQRVATGNEPEDHTPPSAADTERVYLTGQKGLVAVDAARGTVVWRKETPGPGRWTHWGSPEVANGTVYLIAHSPERSPTTGRNRLRLFTFDARTGAPSWGCDVSSEVDYLLARPVVRGERVYLTGTNTVALHAVDTRTHKVAWTYAVPSDDTDVHRRLTADTTTLYLHDKTTTTAFPLDPA is encoded by the coding sequence ATGTCCGTCATAGCCCCGTTGACCCACGACGACCCCGAGGAGATCGGCGGCCACACCCTCGTCGGCCGCCTCGGCAGCGGCGGCATGGGCACGGTCTACCTGGCCCGCACCCGGGGCGGCCGGACGGTCGCCCTGAAGACCGTGCACGAGGAACTGGCCCGCGAACCCCAGTTCCGCACCCGCTTCCACCTCGAAGCGGAGGCCGCCCGCTCCATCGGCGCGGCGCACGGCGCGCAGGTCGTCGACTGCGACCCGGCGGGCGCGCGCCCCTGGCTGGCCACCGAGTACCTGCTCGGCCCGTCCCTCGACGACGCCCTGCAACTCCTCCAGGCACCGCTTCCCGAGGCGACCGTGCGGGCGATCGGCGCGCACCTCGCCTCCTCGCTGGAGGTCATCCACCGGTCCGGAATCGTGCACCGCGACCTCAAGCCCTCCAACATCATCCTCACCGCCTCCGGCCCCCGCATCATCGACTTCGGCATCGCCCGAGCGCTCGGCGCGAACCGCCTGACCAGCACCGGACAGGCCGTCGGCACCCCGCAGTTCATGTCCCCCGAACAGGCGGGCGGCAGCGAGCACGACGGCCCGGGCGACGTCTTCGCCCTCGGCTCGGTACTCGTCTGCGCGGCGACCGGCTGGCCTCCCTTCGGCACGGGCTCGGCGGCCGAGATCCTCTACCAGATCCGTTACGGGGACCCTCAGTTCGCGACCGCGCTCGCCGAGGGCCTGCACGCCGTCCTCCTCTCCTGCCTCGTCAAGGACCCCGCCGCCCGACCCCGCCCGGCCGACCTCGCGACCCGGCTGCGCGCCGGTTCCACGGCCGCCTTCGGCGACGTGCTGCCCGACCCCGTACTGGCCGAGATCGGGCGTCGTACGTCCGAGGTGTGGACGGTACGGACGTCCCGCACGCCCGCCCCGCCCCCCTCCGCCCCCGTGACCGTCGCCGACTCCCCCTCCCCCGGCCCGTCCCGGCGCAGGCTCTTCGCACTGGGCGGGGCCGCGCTCGGCGCGGCGGCGCTGGGGACCGGCTGGTACGCGTACGCCCGCAGCGACGACCCGAAGCGTCCGGCCGCGTCGACCGGCCCGAGGAAGCGCCCGCCCGGCACCCCGCCCACCCCCCTCTGGAGCCGGGCGCACGGCGTCGATTCCCTCTTCCGGAACATGCCGGTCCAGGCGGGCGGGGCGCTGGCCTACCTGGACACCAACGCCTACCGGATGACCACACTGGACGCCCGTACCGGGAACCCCCTGTGGGAGCGTGAGTCGTTCAGCGTGGTGGCCCGGGTGGGCGGCGGCAAGGACGGCAAGGGGGAGCGCCTCCTCGCGACCCTTCACCCCGACGACGTCCTCGCCGGCTCCGAGCCGGGACCGCTCACCTCCCTCGACCCGAGGAAGGGCACCGCGAAGGTCCTCGGCCCGCTCGGCAGGCCGTCACTCGACCCGGTGCACCTCCTCACCGCCACCGACGACGCGCTCTACCTCGCGGACTCCAGGCTCAAGACGATCGCCGCGTACGCCACCGCCGACGGCCGCGAACTGTGGCGCACCCGGTCGACCGTCGCCCCCCACGTCCCGGACCTGGACCCCGACTCCGACCCGACCCCGCCCGCCCACTTCTCCGGCGGCCGCCTGGCGATCCTGCGGGGCGCGTCCGTCGACCTGTACGCGGCGGACACCGGACGCCTCCTCCAGCGCGTCGCCACCGGCAACGAGCCCGAGGACCACACCCCGCCCTCCGCCGCCGACACCGAACGCGTCTATCTCACCGGGCAGAAGGGCCTGGTCGCGGTGGACGCGGCGCGCGGCACGGTGGTGTGGCGCAAGGAGACGCCCGGCCCCGGCAGGTGGACCCACTGGGGCTCCCCGGAGGTCGCGAACGGCACCGTGTACCTGATCGCCCACTCCCCGGAACGGTCCCCCACCACCGGCCGGAACCGCCTCCGCCTCTTCACCTTCGACGCCAGGACAGGCGCCCCCTCCTGGGGCTGCGACGTGTCCTCCGAGGTCGACTACCTCCTGGCCCGCCCCGTGGTCCGCGGCGAACGCGTCTACCTCACGGGCACCAACACGGTGGCCCTCCACGCCGTCGACACCCGCACCCACAAGGTGGCCTGGACCTACGCCGTCCCCAGCGACGACACCGACGTCCACCGCCGCCTCACCGCCGACACCACCACCCTCTACCTCCACGACAAGACCACCACCACCGCCTTCCCCCTCGACCCGGCCTGA